One Campylobacter concisus DNA window includes the following coding sequences:
- the iadA gene encoding beta-aspartyl-peptidase, whose amino-acid sequence MLLLKNANLYTPKFLGKRDVLVGGGKILAIGEGLNFNIEGLEIYDLKGKVLAPGLIDQHVHITGGGGEAGYHSRTPEITLSQIVKYGTTTLVGVLGTDGVTRSLENLYSKAKALEFEGISTFIHTGSYASPCVTFTGDIAKDLILIDKVIGVKIALTDNRGSYVSKEELIKILSKIRIGGMVSKKGGVLHMHMGGLSEKFDNVFKVIKDYEFPVHYFSPTHCARTKDLFNEALKFQKMGGNVDITSGGSKFAPLHEVVAYGLENGLNLERLTMSSDGNGSVPKFNENGELVGYGCASCASNLEVLQALVRNKILKIEDTLALMSKNVARYLNLSQKGEVKVGNDADLCVFDEELNLYDVIAKGEFCVKDEKVVKKGFFE is encoded by the coding sequence ATGCTTTTGCTTAAAAATGCTAATCTATACACGCCAAAATTTCTTGGCAAGCGCGATGTTTTGGTAGGTGGCGGTAAAATTTTAGCCATCGGCGAGGGGCTAAATTTTAACATCGAAGGGCTTGAAATTTACGATCTAAAAGGCAAGGTTTTAGCTCCAGGTCTCATTGATCAGCACGTGCATATCACGGGTGGCGGCGGCGAGGCTGGATATCACTCAAGAACGCCTGAGATCACGCTTAGCCAGATCGTAAAATACGGCACAACGACGCTTGTTGGCGTTTTGGGGACTGATGGTGTCACTAGAAGCCTAGAAAATCTCTACTCGAAAGCAAAAGCGCTCGAATTTGAGGGCATCTCGACCTTCATCCACACTGGCTCATATGCAAGCCCCTGTGTGACATTTACCGGCGACATCGCAAAGGACCTCATACTAATCGACAAAGTGATCGGCGTAAAGATCGCACTGACCGACAACCGCGGCAGCTACGTCTCAAAAGAGGAGCTTATCAAAATTCTAAGCAAGATACGCATAGGCGGCATGGTCTCTAAAAAAGGTGGCGTGCTTCACATGCACATGGGCGGACTAAGCGAGAAATTTGACAATGTCTTTAAAGTGATAAAAGACTATGAATTCCCAGTTCATTACTTCTCGCCGACACACTGCGCTAGGACAAAAGATCTTTTTAACGAGGCTTTAAAATTTCAAAAAATGGGCGGAAATGTCGATATCACAAGTGGTGGGAGTAAATTTGCCCCACTCCACGAGGTGGTGGCTTATGGCCTTGAAAATGGGCTAAATTTAGAGCGCCTAACGATGAGCTCAGATGGCAACGGCAGCGTGCCTAAATTTAACGAAAATGGCGAGCTAGTGGGATACGGCTGTGCCTCATGTGCGTCAAATTTAGAGGTATTGCAAGCTTTGGTAAGAAATAAAATTTTAAAGATAGAAGATACTTTGGCTTTGATGAGCAAAAACGTGGCGAGATATCTAAATTTAAGTCAAAAAGGCGAAGTGAAAGTTGGCAATGACGCTGATCTTTGTGTCTTTGACGAGGAGTTAAATTTATACGACGTGATTGCAAAAGGCGAGTTTTGCGTTAAAGATGAAAAGGTCGTTAAAAAAGGCTTTTTCGAGTAA
- a CDS encoding polyphenol oxidase family protein: MRENLDIVFDKNGIVAGFTNRLGGVSEGQFSSLNLGDHVGDEPRDVIKNREILARNLGVRQLKFMKQIHSDKVFALENEEDELPECDAVITNLSDVGICVLVADCSPVVMIDERRGAICVAHAGRAGVTLKICTKAIMLMGEKFGSKAGDISVFVGANIKGGCYEVGELDLGEFNAYKIGRNFDMNAALRDEFSALGVRNLNFSEVCTHCDERYFSYRRDGVCGRFCGFAVKFKDKNGI; the protein is encoded by the coding sequence ATGCGTGAAAATTTAGATATCGTTTTTGATAAAAATGGCATAGTGGCTGGCTTTACAAACAGGCTTGGCGGCGTGAGCGAGGGTCAATTTAGCTCGCTAAATTTGGGTGATCACGTGGGCGATGAGCCAAGAGATGTCATTAAAAATAGAGAAATTTTGGCTAGAAATTTGGGCGTTAGGCAGCTTAAATTTATGAAGCAGATCCACTCGGACAAGGTTTTTGCCCTTGAAAACGAGGAGGATGAGCTGCCAGAGTGCGACGCTGTGATCACAAATTTAAGTGATGTTGGCATCTGCGTTTTGGTGGCTGACTGCTCGCCAGTCGTGATGATAGATGAGAGGCGGGGCGCTATCTGCGTGGCTCATGCAGGAAGAGCTGGCGTGACGCTAAAAATTTGCACAAAAGCCATTATGCTTATGGGCGAGAAATTTGGCTCAAAAGCGGGCGACATCAGCGTCTTTGTTGGAGCAAATATAAAAGGCGGCTGCTACGAGGTGGGCGAGCTTGATCTTGGGGAATTTAACGCATATAAAATAGGTAGAAATTTTGATATGAACGCAGCCTTGAGAGATGAATTTAGCGCACTTGGGGTTAGAAATTTAAACTTTAGCGAGGTCTGCACGCACTGCGACGAGAGATATTTTTCATACCGAAGAGACGGCGTGTGCGGTAGATTTTGTGGATTTGCAGTGAAATTTAAGGATAAAAATGGGATATGA
- a CDS encoding riboflavin synthase, with protein MFNGLIRELAEVISYSQNVLRLKAKFRPNLGDSIAVNGACLSVIKLYDDGFSVELSAESRANVAVENLSGLVHIEPAMKLGERVDGHLMQGHIDFIGVISAIKKHENGVDFYIDLPREAMALMANKGSVGVEGVSLTINEILSKGIRLTIIPITFRDSLFGTFKVGRRVNIESDLLARYVARMLEAKQSGGLSWDEVERISSLY; from the coding sequence ATGTTTAATGGCTTAATCAGGGAGCTTGCCGAGGTCATTAGCTACTCGCAAAATGTTTTACGGCTAAAGGCAAAATTTCGTCCAAATTTAGGCGACAGTATTGCAGTAAATGGCGCTTGCTTAAGCGTTATCAAACTATACGATGATGGCTTTAGCGTGGAGCTAAGCGCAGAGAGCAGGGCAAATGTCGCGGTTGAAAATTTAAGTGGCTTGGTGCATATCGAGCCTGCGATGAAGCTTGGAGAGCGTGTGGATGGGCATTTGATGCAAGGGCATATCGATTTTATCGGCGTGATCTCAGCTATAAAAAAGCATGAAAATGGCGTTGATTTTTACATAGACTTGCCACGTGAGGCGATGGCTCTGATGGCAAACAAGGGCTCGGTGGGCGTCGAGGGCGTGAGCCTTACGATAAATGAAATTTTGTCAAAGGGCATAAGGCTAACGATCATACCGATCACATTTAGAGACAGCCTTTTTGGCACTTTCAAGGTTGGCAGGCGAGTAAATATCGAGAGCGACTTGCTGGCTCGCTACGTGGCTAGGATGCTTGAGGCTAAGCAAAGTGGCGGCCTTAGCTGGGACGAGGTCGAGAGAATTTCAAGCCTCTACTAA
- a CDS encoding AraC family transcriptional regulator yields the protein MADVNLLKEQTKEFLLDRYGIAGSAQSDIVSLDFYISDKTHDFISTVYEPSLCIILQGAKAIGFGDEMYGYDEQTYALASTHVPLNVSLTDASKEKPYISLCIKFSLDEVYEVLKGVDVKEQSLQKSEKGIFFGELTDEILEPVSRFVWLLEKPKDKVKFLSDLAKKEILYMLATNDKSGYFLSKFAMQGSVSNKISKAVAKIKNEFSQKLNMKDVARECDMSESSLYHNFKIVTSLSPVAFQKKIRLEEAKNLLVNKNIGVAQAAFDVGYESASQFSREYARMFGMPPKIHSEILRSGVAS from the coding sequence ATGGCTGATGTAAATTTGCTAAAAGAGCAGACAAAAGAGTTTTTATTAGATAGATACGGCATAGCGGGATCTGCGCAAAGCGACATTGTCTCGCTTGACTTTTATATCAGCGATAAAACGCATGATTTTATCAGTACAGTTTATGAGCCGTCTTTATGCATAATACTGCAAGGAGCAAAGGCGATAGGCTTTGGCGATGAGATGTATGGATATGACGAGCAAACCTACGCGCTAGCCTCTACTCATGTGCCGCTAAATGTAAGCCTAACAGACGCCTCAAAAGAGAAGCCCTACATCTCGCTCTGCATTAAATTTAGCCTAGATGAGGTCTATGAAGTGCTAAAAGGCGTGGATGTAAAAGAGCAGAGCTTGCAAAAAAGCGAAAAAGGCATATTTTTTGGCGAGCTAACGGATGAGATTTTAGAGCCTGTTTCGAGGTTTGTTTGGTTGCTAGAAAAGCCAAAAGATAAGGTCAAATTTCTCTCAGACCTTGCTAAAAAAGAGATACTTTACATGCTCGCAACAAACGATAAAAGCGGCTATTTTTTAAGTAAATTTGCAATGCAAGGCAGCGTTTCAAATAAAATTTCAAAAGCCGTAGCAAAGATAAAAAACGAGTTTTCGCAAAAACTAAATATGAAAGATGTCGCTAGAGAGTGCGATATGAGCGAGTCTTCGCTATATCATAACTTTAAAATCGTAACCTCGCTAAGCCCAGTAGCCTTTCAAAAAAAGATCCGCCTTGAGGAGGCTAAAAACCTGCTCGTAAATAAAAATATCGGCGTTGCGCAGGCCGCCTTTGATGTAGGATATGAGAGCGCGTCGCAGTTTAGCCGCGAATACGCAAGGATGTTTGGCATGCCACCTAAAATTCATAGCGAAATTTTACGCTCTGGCGTGGCGTCGTAA